The Skermanella pratensis genome has a window encoding:
- a CDS encoding AzlD family protein, which translates to MPADAPDSYLGIAAIVLMGLATYATRAGGFWLIQRLRPSRFLEAWLAQIPGAVFAALCAPLVLNSGPAGWGAALLTLVLARATGNFLVAMAAGVAGVAILRLI; encoded by the coding sequence ATGCCCGCTGATGCGCCGGACAGCTACCTGGGGATCGCCGCCATCGTCCTGATGGGCTTGGCCACCTACGCGACCCGGGCGGGCGGCTTCTGGCTTATCCAGCGGCTGCGGCCGTCGCGCTTCCTGGAAGCCTGGCTGGCCCAGATCCCCGGAGCGGTCTTCGCCGCCCTCTGCGCGCCGCTGGTTCTCAACTCCGGCCCAGCGGGCTGGGGAGCGGCCCTGCTGACGCTCGTCCTGGCGCGCGCCACCGGCAACTTCCTGGTCGCTATGGCGGCCGGCGTGGCCGGCGTCGCCATCCTCCGTCTCATATAG
- a CDS encoding AzlC family ABC transporter permease: MSENVPPLPDGPPVAFSRAGMAAGAVRTLPIATGGLAFGVFYGFLAGQNGLTLLETSLMSALVFAGASQFLSVELWGDPLPVGALVATVLVINARHLLMGATLGPWLKQVPPSQAYGSLYFLTDESWGLSVADMRNGGRDAAFLLGSGLTIFLFWNTGTIAGRVFGGMLPDLDRYGIDYLGTAFFVALLAGFWRGRGDLLPWLVAAAVALAMERMVPGTWYILGGALAGSLVGALRHAR, from the coding sequence ATGTCAGAAAACGTCCCGCCGCTTCCCGATGGACCTCCCGTCGCCTTCTCCCGCGCAGGAATGGCCGCCGGCGCCGTACGAACCCTGCCGATCGCGACGGGCGGGCTGGCCTTCGGCGTGTTCTACGGTTTCCTGGCGGGCCAGAACGGCCTGACCCTGCTGGAGACCTCCCTGATGAGCGCCCTGGTCTTCGCCGGCGCCTCGCAGTTCCTGTCGGTCGAACTGTGGGGCGATCCGCTGCCGGTCGGCGCGCTGGTAGCGACCGTGCTGGTGATCAATGCCCGCCACCTGCTGATGGGCGCCACCCTCGGGCCTTGGCTGAAGCAAGTCCCGCCGTCGCAAGCCTATGGCAGCCTGTACTTCCTGACCGACGAGTCCTGGGGGCTCAGCGTCGCCGACATGCGGAACGGCGGCCGGGACGCCGCTTTCCTGCTCGGCAGCGGGCTGACCATCTTCCTGTTCTGGAACACCGGGACCATCGCCGGCCGGGTGTTCGGCGGGATGCTGCCCGACCTCGACCGCTACGGCATCGACTATCTGGGCACCGCGTTCTTCGTGGCCCTGCTGGCCGGCTTCTGGCGCGGGCGGGGGGACCTGCTGCCCTGGCTGGTCGCCGCGGCGGTCGCCCTGGCGATGGAGCGCATGGTTCCCGGTACCTGGTACATCCTGGGAGGCGCCCTGGCCGGCAGCCTCGTGGGGGCGCTCCGCCATGCCCGCTGA
- a CDS encoding LysR substrate-binding domain-containing protein — MPPRHGPSPPTLDIDLLRAFLTVAETGSFTRTGEILGRTQSAVSVQIKRLEDQIGARLCDRTGRQVVPTEAGEHLLTYARRILAINDEAVGRLVAPLVGGTVRLGTAEEFAAQFLSDILGEFTRCFPTVTTEITVESSAVLQSGVEAGLFDLVLVKHVPEESPGRTVWREPLHWVARADRLGTPADPVPLVVSPAPCLYRRFMLAALGQVGRSWEIRCTSAAVAALQAAVLAGLGVTALARSTILPGMRVLTPDEGFPPLPDSAIALVPRSGTPTPAADRLTRFILDRMAIPHMAGIQAHKRQ, encoded by the coding sequence ATGCCGCCCCGTCATGGTCCCTCGCCGCCGACCCTCGACATCGATCTCCTCCGGGCATTCCTGACAGTCGCCGAAACCGGCAGCTTCACGCGGACCGGCGAAATCCTGGGCCGGACCCAGTCCGCGGTTAGCGTCCAGATCAAGCGGCTCGAAGACCAGATCGGCGCCCGGCTGTGCGACCGCACCGGCCGCCAAGTGGTTCCGACCGAGGCCGGCGAGCATCTTCTGACCTATGCGCGGCGCATCCTGGCGATCAACGACGAGGCGGTCGGCCGGCTGGTCGCCCCGCTGGTCGGCGGCACCGTCCGGCTGGGCACGGCGGAGGAGTTCGCGGCCCAGTTCCTGTCCGACATCCTGGGCGAGTTCACACGCTGCTTTCCCACCGTCACCACCGAGATCACCGTGGAAAGCTCGGCCGTGCTCCAGTCCGGGGTGGAGGCAGGGCTGTTCGACCTCGTGCTGGTCAAGCATGTCCCGGAGGAGAGTCCCGGCCGTACCGTCTGGCGGGAACCGCTGCACTGGGTCGCCCGGGCCGACAGGCTCGGAACGCCGGCCGATCCGGTTCCGCTGGTGGTGTCGCCCGCACCCTGCCTTTACCGAAGGTTCATGCTGGCGGCCCTGGGACAAGTCGGCCGGTCATGGGAGATCCGCTGCACCAGCGCCGCGGTCGCGGCGCTGCAGGCCGCCGTCCTGGCGGGCCTCGGGGTCACGGCGCTGGCGCGCAGCACCATCCTGCCCGGCATGCGCGTCCTGACCCCGGACGAGGGCTTTCCCCCGCTGCCCGACAGCGCCATCGCCCTGGTGCCCCGTTCCGGAACGCCGACGCCGGCGGCCGACCGGCTGACCCGTTTCATCCTGGACCGCATGGCGATACCGCACATGGCAGGCATACAGGCCCATAAACGACAATAA
- a CDS encoding alpha/beta fold hydrolase — translation MIKNFIHRRVALGDGEINAAIGGEGPPLLLLHGYPQTHVTWHRVAPALARRFTVVAPDLRGYGDSAPARDGDYSKRAMAADQAGLMAELGFDRFGVAGHDRGGRVAYRLALDHPGRVSRLAVLDMVPTLDMWEMMDAGMAMAVYHWLFLAQPCGLPESLIGADPGGYLTRTLRSWCADPDAIDPAALAEYIRCFRRPEVVHAACGDYRAGAGIDRDHDAADRAAGRRIGCPVLALWARGGTDGRPYDPLAVWRRWADDVSGHEIACGHFLQEEAPGEVARALLAFFE, via the coding sequence TTGATAAAAAATTTTATCCATCGCCGCGTCGCCCTGGGCGATGGCGAGATCAACGCCGCCATCGGCGGCGAGGGTCCGCCGCTGCTTCTGCTCCACGGCTATCCGCAGACCCACGTGACATGGCATCGCGTCGCCCCGGCCCTGGCGCGGCGCTTCACCGTCGTGGCGCCCGACCTGAGGGGATACGGCGACAGCGCGCCGGCCCGGGACGGAGATTACTCGAAGCGGGCCATGGCAGCCGATCAGGCCGGGCTGATGGCCGAGTTGGGCTTCGACCGGTTCGGCGTCGCCGGGCACGACCGGGGCGGGCGGGTCGCCTACCGGCTGGCGCTCGACCATCCCGGCCGCGTCAGCCGGCTGGCCGTGCTCGACATGGTGCCGACGCTGGACATGTGGGAGATGATGGATGCCGGGATGGCGATGGCCGTCTACCACTGGCTGTTCCTGGCACAGCCCTGCGGCCTGCCCGAGAGCCTGATCGGAGCCGATCCCGGCGGGTATCTGACGCGGACCCTGCGAAGCTGGTGCGCCGATCCGGACGCGATCGATCCGGCGGCCCTGGCCGAGTACATCAGGTGCTTCCGCCGGCCGGAGGTGGTCCATGCCGCCTGCGGGGATTACCGCGCCGGTGCCGGCATCGACCGGGACCATGACGCCGCCGACCGTGCCGCCGGGCGGCGGATCGGCTGCCCCGTGCTGGCGCTTTGGGCGCGCGGCGGGACCGACGGCCGGCCGTACGATCCCCTCGCGGTCTGGCGCCGCTGGGCCGACGACGTGTCGGGCCACGAGATCGCCTGCGGCCATTTCCTGCAGGAGGAGGCGCCCGGCGAGGTCGCGCGTGCCCTGCTGGCGTTTTTCGAATAG
- a CDS encoding acyl-CoA thioesterase yields the protein MTAAIETRADYRHFLAIPTRWLDNDIYGHVNNVMYYSYFDTVINGYLIREGGFDIHAAPVIGVAVETMCKFRKSLVFPQIVDAGLRVAKLGNSSVRYEVGLFAEGDAEPAASGHFVHVFVERPAMRPVPIPDALRACMERLLVA from the coding sequence GTGACTGCTGCGATCGAAACCCGGGCGGACTACCGGCATTTCCTGGCCATCCCGACGCGCTGGCTGGACAACGACATCTACGGCCACGTCAACAACGTGATGTATTATTCGTACTTCGACACGGTCATAAACGGGTATCTGATCAGGGAGGGCGGTTTCGACATCCACGCCGCGCCGGTGATCGGCGTGGCGGTCGAGACCATGTGCAAGTTCAGGAAGTCGCTGGTGTTTCCCCAGATCGTGGACGCCGGCTTGAGGGTGGCCAAGCTGGGCAACTCAAGCGTGCGGTACGAGGTCGGCCTGTTCGCCGAGGGGGACGCCGAACCGGCGGCGTCGGGCCACTTCGTCCATGTCTTCGTGGAGCGGCCCGCCATGCGCCCGGTGCCGATCCCCGACGCCCTGCGGGCCTGCATGGAGCGTTTGCTGGTGGCATGA
- a CDS encoding Hsp20 family protein: MRTYDLSPLFRSSVGFDRMTRVLESALKVDDSALSYPPYNIEKLSDDSYRITMAVAGFGAEDLEITSQENLLVITGKTKNDAENGQYLYRGIAGRAFERRFQLADHIKVTGADLANGLLNVELVREIPEAMKPRTIKIASAAPSQVLEHKQSDRQQAA, encoded by the coding sequence ATGCGCACCTATGATCTGTCGCCGTTGTTCCGTTCTTCCGTCGGCTTCGACCGCATGACCCGTGTCCTGGAGTCCGCGCTCAAGGTCGATGACTCAGCCCTGTCCTATCCTCCGTACAACATCGAGAAGTTGTCCGATGACTCCTATCGCATCACGATGGCGGTCGCCGGCTTCGGTGCGGAAGATCTGGAGATCACTTCGCAGGAAAATCTGCTTGTGATCACTGGTAAAACTAAGAATGACGCGGAAAACGGCCAATACCTCTATCGCGGTATCGCGGGACGGGCATTCGAGCGCCGCTTCCAGCTAGCCGACCACATCAAAGTGACTGGCGCCGATTTGGCGAACGGTCTCCTGAATGTGGAACTCGTCCGCGAGATCCCGGAGGCAATGAAGCCCCGCACGATCAAGATCGCTTCGGCGGCACCGTCCCAGGTGCTGGAGCACAAGCAGTCCGATCGGCAGCAGGCCGCGTAA
- a CDS encoding DUF1465 family protein has product MALLIEARNYIAYNEAADQRGLPPQVRLQVSYESLRVTSRLTQVMAWLLAQKAVHAGELTAQQVATDEYALAGGDVCTDPSGPDNQELPAGLRSLLERSYKLYMRVARLDEQVRRSVA; this is encoded by the coding sequence ATGGCTCTGCTCATCGAGGCGAGGAATTACATCGCCTATAACGAGGCGGCGGACCAGCGGGGGCTGCCGCCCCAGGTCCGGTTGCAGGTGAGCTACGAATCTCTGCGGGTGACCAGCCGCCTGACCCAGGTGATGGCTTGGCTGCTGGCGCAGAAGGCGGTGCATGCCGGCGAACTGACGGCGCAGCAGGTCGCGACCGACGAATACGCCCTGGCGGGCGGCGATGTCTGCACCGATCCTTCCGGCCCCGACAACCAGGAGCTTCCGGCCGGCCTGCGCAGCCTGCTGGAGCGGAGCTACAAGCTGTACATGCGGGTCGCCCGCCTGGACGAGCAGGTCAGGCGCAGCGTCGCCTGA
- a CDS encoding LysR family transcriptional regulator encodes MKEQIALDRLTGLIAFARAGSMGSYTAAARSLSISPSAVSKSVQRLEQRLGVSLFTRTTRSLTLTPEGRELHQLALKLLHDAEAIEQAAMAAQSEPSGTLRISASLPVGMHVIAPALPAFRKLYPKVMIDLRLSDQIVDIIEQGIDVAVRIGELADSRLLSRRLAPHRLCAFASPVYLAARGTPMHPDELEGHDTVNLRYQSTGQAFRWPFRIGNRTIEIAPPSGVVVDASDALVATLAAGGGIGIAATFAAAPHVARGELVPVLSEFAVERHNITALWPESRHTNPAVRAFIKRLQEIFQERMTAVTGSSV; translated from the coding sequence ATGAAGGAACAAATCGCGCTTGATCGGTTGACCGGCCTGATAGCATTCGCGCGCGCCGGATCGATGGGCAGCTACACCGCGGCTGCGCGCTCGCTCTCGATCTCTCCCTCGGCCGTCAGCAAGAGCGTGCAGCGGCTTGAGCAACGTCTGGGCGTATCTCTCTTCACCCGCACGACCCGCTCGCTGACACTCACGCCGGAGGGCCGTGAACTGCATCAACTCGCGCTCAAACTGCTGCACGATGCGGAAGCGATCGAGCAGGCCGCGATGGCGGCGCAGTCCGAGCCATCGGGCACCCTGCGGATTTCGGCGTCGCTCCCGGTCGGCATGCATGTGATCGCGCCCGCGCTGCCGGCGTTCCGCAAGCTCTACCCCAAGGTGATGATCGATCTGCGGCTCAGCGACCAGATCGTCGACATCATCGAGCAAGGCATCGACGTCGCGGTGCGCATCGGGGAACTCGCTGACTCACGGCTGTTGTCGCGCCGGCTTGCGCCGCACCGGCTCTGCGCCTTCGCATCGCCAGTCTATCTCGCGGCACGGGGTACCCCGATGCATCCGGACGAACTGGAGGGGCACGACACCGTCAATCTCCGCTACCAGAGCACGGGCCAGGCTTTCCGCTGGCCTTTTCGGATAGGCAATAGAACGATTGAGATCGCGCCGCCGTCCGGCGTCGTCGTAGATGCAAGTGATGCACTGGTCGCGACGCTCGCGGCTGGGGGCGGAATCGGCATAGCCGCGACCTTTGCAGCGGCGCCCCACGTAGCGCGCGGGGAACTGGTTCCGGTGCTGTCCGAGTTCGCCGTCGAGCGGCACAACATAACCGCGCTCTGGCCGGAAAGCCGCCATACCAACCCTGCCGTGCGCGCCTTCATCAAACGATTGCAGGAGATCTTCCAGGAGCGGATGACGGCCGTGACCGGGTCGTCTGTCTGA
- a CDS encoding NADP-dependent oxidoreductase, producing the protein MSYTMKAVRFHEFGGPEVLRYENAARPELKAGEVLVRVRAVGLNPPDWYLREGYRMLPPEWRPPVRLPAVPGTDISGVVAAVAEDIDRFSVGDEVYSMVRFPSGLAGDSRAYAEYVSVPASELAPKPAGIDHVRAAGAPMSLLTAWQFMVEPGHDEPNPLQPNRHVPVPIEDRTVLVNGAAGGVGHFAVQLAKWRGAHVIAAASGKHETLLRELGADDFIDYTEMAPESVVRDVDLVIDTVGGPNAGRFLGTLKRGGALFPIFPLGFSGADEAGKLGVTISTTQVRSSGAQLEEVGRLLDDGAVRVVIDSTYPLSQARQSHERAAKGHIQGKIVLTVE; encoded by the coding sequence GTGAGCTATACGATGAAGGCCGTCCGATTTCATGAGTTCGGTGGTCCCGAGGTGCTGCGGTACGAGAACGCGGCGAGGCCCGAACTGAAGGCCGGCGAGGTGCTCGTCCGCGTCCGCGCGGTCGGTCTCAATCCGCCCGACTGGTACCTGCGCGAGGGTTACAGGATGCTCCCTCCCGAGTGGCGGCCGCCGGTGCGGCTCCCCGCCGTCCCGGGGACAGACATCTCGGGCGTGGTCGCGGCCGTCGCCGAAGACATCGATCGCTTCTCGGTCGGGGACGAGGTCTATTCGATGGTGCGCTTCCCCAGCGGCCTTGCGGGGGACAGCAGGGCCTATGCCGAATACGTGAGCGTTCCGGCCTCGGAACTTGCGCCCAAGCCGGCGGGGATCGATCACGTACGGGCCGCCGGAGCCCCCATGTCGTTGCTCACGGCATGGCAGTTCATGGTCGAGCCGGGGCACGACGAGCCGAACCCGCTTCAGCCGAACCGTCATGTGCCGGTGCCGATCGAGGACAGGACCGTTCTTGTGAACGGGGCCGCGGGCGGCGTGGGCCATTTCGCGGTACAGCTGGCGAAGTGGAGGGGTGCGCACGTCATCGCCGCAGCCTCGGGCAAGCATGAGACACTTCTACGTGAACTGGGTGCCGACGATTTCATCGACTACACCGAGATGGCCCCGGAGAGCGTGGTCCGCGACGTCGACCTCGTCATCGACACGGTAGGCGGGCCGAACGCCGGCCGCTTCCTTGGCACCCTGAAGCGCGGCGGTGCGTTGTTCCCGATTTTTCCCCTGGGCTTCTCCGGTGCCGACGAGGCCGGGAAGCTGGGCGTGACGATCTCGACCACCCAGGTTCGCTCAAGCGGCGCGCAGTTGGAGGAAGTCGGGCGCTTGCTCGATGATGGCGCCGTTCGGGTCGTGATCGACAGCACCTATCCGCTCTCGCAAGCGCGCCAGTCCCACGAACGGGCCGCGAAGGGTCACATACAGGGGAAGATCGTCCTGACCGTCGAGTGA
- the rpmE gene encoding 50S ribosomal protein L31 — MKKDIHPDYHEINVVMTDGSSFQTRSTWGKAGDTLRLDIDPKSHPAWTGVQKLLDTGGQIAKFNKRFGSFGLKK, encoded by the coding sequence ATGAAGAAAGACATCCATCCGGACTATCACGAGATCAACGTCGTCATGACCGACGGAAGCTCGTTCCAGACCCGGAGCACCTGGGGTAAGGCTGGCGATACGCTGCGCCTGGACATCGATCCGAAGTCGCATCCGGCTTGGACCGGCGTTCAGAAGCTGCTCGACACCGGCGGCCAGATCGCGAAGTTCAACAAGCGTTTCGGCAGCTTCGGCCTGAAGAAGTAA
- a CDS encoding ABC transporter transmembrane domain-containing protein: MSKQASVQRRDLGPLRQLVPFLKPYRLAIAGAVVALVVAAGTVLGLGAGLRALVDQGFAAGNAGLLDQALLVMLGVIFILAASTFGRFYLVSWIGERVVADLRRAVFDHVVRLSPAFFESTRTGEILSRLTTDTTVLQVVVGSTVSIALRNLLLLAGGSVMLLITSPKLTGLVFLVVPLVVVPIIVFGRRVRKLSRESQDRVADVGSFVDETLGAIRTVQAYGHEDAERRNFGGRVEEAFDVAVRRVRVRAILTVIVIVMVFGAIGTILWVGGHDVLAGRLSGGDLSAFVFYAVVVAGSVGAISEVIGDLQRAAGATERLFDLMGTAPEITAPADPVPMPVPVRGAVAFDAVRFHYPSRPDDAALNDFSLSVEPGETVALVGPSGAGKTTVFQLLLRFYDPREGRVLVDGIDVRTADPAQVRARIGLVPQDPVIFSTSARENIRYGRLDASDDEVRAAAEAAHALEFLDQLPEGLDTYLGERGVRLSGGQRQRVAIARAILRNPPILLLDEATSALDAESERVVQAALERLMENRTTLIIAHRLSTVLNADRIAVMEGGRLVATGSHADLIRQGGLYARLASLQFDLREDDGQSLALRGVAE, from the coding sequence ATGTCCAAGCAGGCGTCCGTCCAGCGCCGTGACCTCGGCCCGCTGCGCCAGCTCGTCCCGTTCCTGAAACCGTACCGCCTGGCGATCGCCGGCGCCGTCGTGGCGCTGGTCGTCGCGGCCGGCACGGTTCTGGGGCTGGGGGCCGGCCTGCGCGCGCTGGTCGACCAGGGCTTCGCCGCCGGAAACGCCGGGCTGCTGGACCAGGCGCTGCTGGTCATGCTGGGCGTCATCTTCATCCTGGCGGCCTCGACCTTCGGGCGGTTCTATCTGGTCTCCTGGATCGGCGAGCGGGTCGTCGCCGACCTGAGGCGGGCCGTGTTCGACCATGTGGTCAGGCTGAGCCCGGCCTTCTTCGAATCCACCCGCACCGGCGAGATATTGTCGCGGCTGACGACCGACACCACGGTGCTCCAGGTCGTGGTCGGCTCGACCGTGTCGATCGCGCTGCGGAACCTGCTGCTGCTGGCCGGCGGCTCGGTGATGCTGCTGATCACCAGCCCCAAGCTGACCGGCCTCGTCTTCCTGGTCGTGCCGCTGGTGGTGGTCCCGATCATCGTGTTCGGCCGCCGGGTGCGCAAGCTGTCGCGGGAGAGCCAGGACCGCGTCGCGGACGTCGGTTCCTTCGTGGACGAGACGCTGGGCGCCATCCGCACCGTCCAGGCCTATGGCCACGAGGACGCGGAGCGGCGGAACTTCGGCGGACGGGTCGAGGAAGCCTTCGACGTCGCGGTCCGCCGGGTGCGGGTGCGCGCGATCCTGACCGTCATCGTCATCGTGATGGTGTTCGGCGCGATCGGCACCATCCTGTGGGTCGGCGGCCACGACGTGCTGGCCGGACGGCTGAGCGGAGGCGATCTCTCGGCCTTCGTCTTCTACGCGGTCGTGGTCGCCGGCTCGGTCGGCGCGATCAGCGAGGTGATCGGCGACCTCCAGCGGGCGGCCGGCGCCACCGAGAGGCTGTTCGACCTGATGGGGACGGCGCCGGAGATCACGGCGCCGGCCGATCCGGTCCCCATGCCGGTGCCCGTGAGGGGCGCCGTCGCCTTCGACGCGGTCCGGTTCCACTATCCCTCGCGCCCGGACGACGCGGCGCTCAATGATTTCAGCCTGTCGGTCGAGCCGGGCGAGACGGTGGCCCTGGTCGGGCCGAGCGGCGCCGGCAAGACGACGGTCTTCCAGCTCCTGCTGCGCTTCTACGATCCGCGCGAAGGCCGCGTGCTGGTCGACGGCATCGACGTCAGGACAGCGGACCCCGCGCAGGTCCGCGCCCGGATCGGGCTGGTGCCCCAGGATCCGGTGATCTTCTCGACCAGCGCCCGCGAGAACATCCGCTACGGCCGGCTGGACGCCAGCGACGACGAGGTGCGCGCCGCGGCCGAGGCGGCTCACGCGCTGGAGTTCCTGGACCAGTTGCCGGAGGGGCTGGACACCTATCTGGGCGAGCGGGGCGTCCGGCTGTCGGGCGGCCAGCGCCAGCGCGTCGCCATCGCGCGGGCCATCCTGCGCAACCCGCCGATCCTGCTGCTGGACGAGGCGACCTCGGCGCTGGACGCGGAAAGCGAGCGAGTCGTCCAGGCGGCGCTGGAGCGCCTGATGGAGAACCGGACGACCCTGATCATCGCCCACCGACTTTCGACCGTGCTGAACGCGGACCGCATCGCGGTGATGGAGGGTGGACGGCTGGTTGCAACCGGAAGTCATGCAGACCTGATCCGTCAAGGAGGTTTGTACGCGCGTCTCGCGTCGCTCCAGTTCGACCTTCGCGAGGATGACGGGCAGTCCCTTGCTTTGCGTGGCGTCGCGGAGTAA